Within Planococcus citri chromosome 2, ihPlaCitr1.1, whole genome shotgun sequence, the genomic segment ttcttttttccattaCTATTCTCGTATAGTATACGAGTAGCAACCTTCGAGTATGCTTGAAGTATTGTAGCTCTTTAAAATTTCGGAAATAGGTTAAAACATCAATATttactcttcttttttttacgtatttggCGAGTTTGGATAATTTATTATAGAACACACTCGACTACATTCTTTCGGTTTataaagtttcttttttttaaatgccacctcttttcaaaacttttctaaaTTGAATATTAAATTTACGTTTTCGACTCAAGTAAGGAAGACCATTTTTGTGCATATTTGGCCTGGTTCAGATCCGCATTTAGGATTTTCTCTTCGGGAGGATGAGGGGTAGGGGGGAGGGAAAAAATCATGGGTTATaatatcttgaattttgaagaaaaaaatgattatttgtaAATTGCAATTCAGTCCAGTGACATAGTCAAGGTTTGCTCAAAAAAGGATCAAAAAGTCGGAATTTCCGAAAAATCCTCCATGAAGAGTGATATTTAATACCCATTTCCATGATGAGtgaccagttttgaaaatacaacATTTTGAATCAACatgaaaatcgataatttttgatgaaaatcgcaCTCGGCTAACCCGACAATGCAGTGTTGTTCTCCTTTCAAATCTATAATACGCACAAAACGtaaagatgttaataaaattgcataaccagtttgccgtaaatacgagagTTTATTCTTCACGACTtgctttttatttcattcaattttttgcaggtTCTCTTTGAGGAATAACCATCGTCATTCCAACTATAATTCTCCCAAGGTGGTggtgagagggagggggagggggctgcCTTATAATCTTTACGTTGGAGTTTGAAGGGCTCATAAAGTCATAACTCGAGACTGGTTGAACTTGAAGTAAATATTGCAAagttttgaagagaaaaaatagtagatttaaaatcaatgattaaaatttaaaaagttcagaACCGAACATTACTGTGAAAGCTCAATTTATCTACCCATAATcttgaatttcaaagttgaaagctgctaccatttgaaaaattgaaaaaataacagcacaaatattttctcattcttttttcgaaaaattattttcaaaattagatctCAACACTCCTAGATAAAAAATACACCCATTCCCCcattttgatataatttcaaaaaaataaaaaatggaataacaTATTGGTTGTTACTAATTCAAAGGcactgagttcaaatattgaatcaatttttctgtcCGGGTACATTGATCCCCCTTCCTCTTCACAGAGTCTTTAACGTGatcatatttttggtaaattattggtcgttttttattttattttattttattttttttattttacaatttaggtctctccaacagctaaagccaattacaggagagaccattTATAATTAAAGAGATAAGACTATGATTTGCTCCAGAGAAACAAGATTGcagccccctcccccttcctctCACCACCACCTTGGGAGAATTATAGTTGGAATGACGATGGTTATTCCTCAAAGAGAacctgcaaaaaattgaatgaaataaaaagcaagtcgtgaaaaaataaaaaagcgagcaaaaaggagaaaaaaaatggtaatttttggtaaattactggaaattttggtaaatgactggtcatttttggtaaattactagtcatttttgataaactactggtcatttttggtaaattaatggaaattttggtaaattactggtaattttactTATATGGCAAAtgactggtcatttttggtaaatgagtGGTCGTTTTTGGTAAATGAGTGGGCGTTTTTGGTAAAAGAGTGGTCGTTTTTGGTAAATGAtaatgactggtaatttttggtaaatgactgatcgtttttggtaaattactggaattttgttaaattactccaattactggtatttttttttttagtaaattattatctagtacctacctaattttttttcagttaattaCTAGTAGTTTTCacttggtaaattaatggtcatttttggtaaattactggtcattttatttttggaaaatgactggtcatttttggtaaattaatggtcatttttggtaaattactggtcatttttggtaaattaatggtaattttttggtaaattaatggtaattttttggtaaattaatggtaaattattggcaaatattggtaaattaatggaaATTTAACTtggttatttttgataaatgactggtgatttttggtaaatgactggtcgtttttggtaaattactggtcatttttggtaatttactggtcatttttggtaaattaatggtaaattattggcaaattttggtaaattaatggaaattttggtaaattactggtaattttactTATATGGCAAATGactggttatttttggtaaatgactgGTCGTTTTTGGTAAATGACTGGTCGTTTTCGGTAAATGACTGGtcgttttggtaaattactggaattttgttaaattactcaaattactggtattttttttttttttttctagtaaattattggtaattttttttcagcaagttacTAGTAGTTCTTACtaggtgaattactggtaatttttggcaaatggcAGTGATTTCCAGTaaattggtggtaattttttggtaaattaccggtcattttcggtaaattaatggcaatttttggtaaattaccggaaattgtgataaattactggtaattttatttttggaaaatgactggtcatttttggtaaataagtggtcattctcatttttggtaaattactggtagttttggtaaattactggttattttggtaaattactggtaattttggtaaattactggtaattttggtaaattactggtaattttggtaaattactggtaattttggtaaattactggtaattttggtaaattactggtaattttggtaaattactggtaattttggtaaattactggtaattttggtaaattactggtaattttggtaaattactggtaattttggtaaattactggtaattttggtaaattacagatagttttggtaaattactggagttttggtaaattactggtaattttggtaaattaccggtaatttttcgCAAAGGATTGGTGATTTTCTGTAAACTGGTGgtagttttttggtaaattactacaTATTAAGATACGGATGacttttggtaaataactggtcatttttggtaaaaaaaatcgacaggtgatttttgaaaaattctctgccaataattttttgataaaaaggaaTACTAGTAAGGCTTGGTGGTCACATAGGTGAgttcctaaaaattttccagacttctgaaaacatgaaaaagtgtGGTACAGTTTCTTTcgcttcaatatttttcaaatttaaattaaaaattttaaaaatttcaaattgaaaaaaataggaaatcaagccgagcgaagtgagaggaaaatctttgaaaattgattaaattcatAATATTATAATCGTTCAAGAAGTAAAACCAAATCGATGATTCAAAAAgcgaaaaacaaattattttttatgagataaaaaattacaaaaaagtcgaaaaatgaaataaatgtacCCTCTCATTTCCTTATTGGTTTCTTATCCCGCCACATCAATAATTCAATGTATTTTCCCTTGTCCTCTCCGCTCACTCTCTTCGCAACAACGATATGAATCTGCCTATTCTCCATTCAGTTCAGTTTCATTATGGAGAAATCTTTCAATTCAATCGTTCAAAACAACCTTCGAAAAGGTCGGTTTGCTTTTCGTATAGATTACATCGAAGATTACTTGGAAAATTACCCACTTAAATTATCACTCTCTGGGGACTTGATTGGAATATTTCGCAGCAGCACTGAGCACAGTTCGCTACAATTCATCCTTACAGCTTATATGTATATAAGCTCGTTTTTCTTTATTTGCATGCACATAGTATAAATTCCGAGAAGCATTCATCTTCGATCCATCataagaaaaataacaaaaatgccAACCCTTCTCCTTCTCCTTCTTCTAAACCCTCTACTTCTCTCCTATTTACCCATTCGTCACTGTAAAGATTACACCATGCGAATAAGTAAGTAAAGGTACACGTacgtactctttttttttctgtcatttctcaaaatcataCATACgaataggaatttttttatgTGCGAAAATATTATCTACAGAAATAAGAAAATGCGTAGATGCATAAATAAGTAATCGTGATTTGGTTCTATAATTTAAGAATAAAGACTTAAGGCTATCTACTTATCCTAAGGTTGAAATTCATCTCGAATCTTTAGAATATTATATTACTGGCCAGGGGTACATACTACatcggtaggtacctatttttctaCACGATATCGTACAAAAGTAAGCTGAGCATATCAAGTTTACAAATCTAATCAGTATTCTTCTATAGTATATTCATTTACATCTTTCCTtctaaataagtaggtaatctcCGGAAAAGAACTGAAATAAAGAATAGAAATGCTATAACGTTTAAAATTCTCCCTTTTTTGAGCGTGACGATGACGTCAACCAGAGTATATAACGCAATAAGCCTATCTTTGATCAATACTCTTTTACCAGCATTTCCTTCTTGCACAACTCTTTCAAGTCTTTAAGAACGATGCTAAAGAAACAAagtcaaaattaataatttctcGATGTTAAAATAAGTAAGAATTATGCTGATAACTTACGTAATATTATTTCCATCTCAGTTCATTCTATTCAAGCGAAAGAGTTTTTAATTCACTCGGCAATATCGAGATACGAGATAAGACAGTTGAAAccgtttaatttaaaattcattatttcgTATAAGATACTCGAGAAATTATCAAGTTGAAAGTTGCTCATTTCAATGTTACGAAATGTcatatatttcaatatttttgatctgatcgattgagaaaaattgataactttttttttataaagtagTAAATGCTCCGCTACCGCAAGTTTTTCTGTTCTTTCGTGAAACTTGTTCGGTACGGTGCATAAAATATGACGAGATTGAGatcaatgtaagtatctataattttttgtatgataagaaacgaaaaaagttaccaaaatatCACCATGTTTTCAAATCAGCTGGGATTATTTTTAGCTTAAAATTCACTAAAACTATTACAAAATATGAAACTAAACGGAAGGTCTTGTTTTTTTGGGGTGAGGGGGACGGGAGATTTTTCCTCCTCAGTTTGGAAAAGGATTTGcacttgaagaaatttcaaatttcggtGATCATGATCACTTTTTTGCCTTAGATTAACGTCACAGAATCTCGTATGGATATTTATAATACTCGCCTTATTCATCGATCCACGTCCTTTGGAAGGAGCCACATTCGACGAAGAGTTCACCTCGGCGAAATATTTCATAGATAAAACAACCCTACTGcagaaattcttcgaaaatgaaGCTCGAGTATTCGTCACAGCTCCTCAAGGATTCGGAAAAACCACCACTTTGAAAATGATACAGAAATTTAGCGAAATCAAAGTCAACGATAATGGAAATATTTCATTAGACGAGCAGTCCGCCACTaaaaacctttttcaaaatttaaaaattggccaaaatgatgaaaacacaGTTGCTCAACATCTAGCTCAACATCCGGtaatatttttcgatatgagaTTGCAAATCGAAGGAGAAATCACCAAAGATAAAATACTCGAGGCTTATAGGGTCCAACTGAATGAGACTTTTTACCCATATAGATGGTTAGTCAATCATTTCCTTATGGATGATAGAATTCGTCTTTTACGAGCTGAACAAACCGCTTTGAAGAAAACTATGGGTGGAAGTTTGTTAGAATTCGAGATCAAGGAAAGCATTCGTTATTTGGCCAACTTACTGAACGCCTACTTCAATAAAAGCGTCGTTTTATTGATCGATAATTACGATTACATCGTTCATAATTCATTCATCGAGTCTAAAGGGTGTGTAGATACAGCTTACAGTATTTTCGAAGAGATGTTATTCAAGAGCTACCAAGTTCCTAAAGTTATCGGGTATACAATGATGACCAGCATCACGACGATAGGGTTCCAGTGTTTTGGACTTCATCGATATTTGAACCAATACAGTTTCTACAACAGCCAtactttttcttcttatttcgGTATAAATGGAACCGAAATCCAAAATCTAGACGGAATATATATCGACTTCGAATCCAAGttaccaataattgaaaaatattgcggCGGGTACGCCATCAGAGGCGAAAACATGACAATTTACAATACTAGCTGCGTCGTCGAGTACCTGGAAGCTACAGACAATGCAACCTGGATTAGCCAACAGAACCCCAGTGAACCAACCAAATACTTATGGAAACTATTCAAAATATCAGAGTATCTAGATCAAGCatccaaaatgttgaaatataccacaATCAGACACGGAAGGAATGATTTACTCTCGTTGActaatttcactaaaattgccCTGGAAGATTTCGACGAACCGAGTTTCTCTTCGGGGGCGAACTCGTCCATGTTTTCATACATGATTCAAACAGGTTTTCTAAGCCCGATAAAGGAAGGTAGAAGTCTCTTCGTTATACCCAATTTACAAGCACAAAACCAGCTTAAGAGTGATTTGTTCCATTACTATGAAAAAATAGCCAATATTGATTTGAAATCAATCGGTAGTCGaataggtgaatttttcaacccaGAAAGAAATTACACAGGTCCGAGAATAAATTTAATGCAAGTATTGACCGCAGAATTTGCCAAAGTAAAACCCTTATATGGTCCTTTCATCAAAAACACTACAAATCGAACGACGATTTCAATAGATTACGTTTACCAGTCGATCATTCATTTGGCTGGTTTAACCAATCAACAAATTCAAGTCATCGAAGATTTCCCTCAACCTatctgctttgaaaaaaatagcggTAATTTAATCAGACGAAGCGTCACGCGTGTTCAGAAAGATGGAGTTcctttaattattaaaatttcagatcagCATGATTTGGAGTCTTTGATGAACCTTGCTCGTAAAAAATATGACATTGAAAAAGAACCCGATGTTAAATTAGCTGTATTTTTGGCTATTCGTCTAGAACCTGATCGTAAAGTACTCATTGATGTCAGGACTAGCACGTTTGAAGATGAAATTAGTGGGAATACTACCTATCATTATGTTACCTCTTTTcctaaaaaaacgaaaataccaaaaataaaaattaataaaaccaAGAGTGAAAGGACATTTAGACCATTTGGTGGTAGTTATGATGGTGCTTATGATAAGTGATACATTCTTTGTCAAATTTACTCGTATGATGTTTATTTTGACTTGAAGATGAAACACTTTTtataaattcagaaaattgaaattacttagACACCtattttacttacctatgtatggtattataaattttgtgaaataggtacctacctatctgaaaaattaaatagtaAATTAAGATATCTCACAATGAAGAATAAATGGATATTTTGTACCTATCTTAAACATCTTGAATATGgattattttcttgaatttgatcACCAGGGGAATGAGACCTCAAGAATCAGTAATGTTGTTAACCATATCTATCTGTATTtcacttttacaaaaataaaaattaatgaattcgaGCTTAAAAAACTTAtatcaacattcaaaatttcaaatttcaagcaagAATACATTTTGGTTATAGTCAAACGCCAGATTCgctcattttttgaccaaaaggattatggagaaatgaaaaaaaaacataatccgaattttgacgaaaattggatGAGGAAGTTTATATCAAATAGAAGATTGgccagaaaaatgttgagctctTCAACCTTAAAGGAGGCTGAGCCAGAAACCTTCAACGTgggtccagtttttttttcatttaggtaatGCTTTTAcagttaaaaacaaaaacatctgAAGCATAGTATTGATTGCAtatgtaaaatttctaaattaatgCAAATGTCTCGTTACATCTGGTACAAAGAAGGTGGATGGTTCGATTTCATTGTTAGGATGATTTTGAAGGCGGTATGAATACCTACTTGGTTGCAAATCGTTGTATTTCTTCTAACTTAAGATAGTTTGCATATTTTTGTAAGTTGTGATGGGGGTCTTTGTTCGAACAAGGTATTTGCTCTGCATCTGCTGAATTATTTCTATATATATGGTGGTTTTGCAGTGCCCCATAGCTGGTCACCAACCATATGTCCAAATACCAGAGCTGTGGGTCCAAAACAATTTCGGGGATTgggtttcagttttgggatcaaaatttattcacttCAGGATTGCATTTGTTTTGGTTCTgctcttctaaatttttatttcagttttgggattttcatttcaaccaattttaagcccaataAATTGACTAATGAATCCTGCAAGGGGTCTAAAAATTAGGAGGCTTTTACATAGGGAATCCAATAGCGTAATTAGTTTGATGTTTTAAACGAatttattttgctcaatttgtcGAGTTATTTTCTGTTACTACGAGtataatctgaatgaatgatgtaaaatgacaacttatcaaaatcaaatcaggaaaaaatcaaaaatttgaaatcccaaACCCAAacgattttgtttcagttctgggattgttttgggttcaaaattatatcagtttcaggatttttttggtATGGGATcaacaaaaataacaatttagGTTTTGAGAtaggttttgggattggattcattttaaaaataattttgacaacaaaagtTTTGCTACAAAAAAGCATAGTACttactttcatgtaaaaaattctgactttctaaaaattttggccacaacaacaatttttcttttgcaatttttgcagttttgattttaaaaaagtataaacAAAAACTTTTAGGTATggcaaaatgttgccaaaaaatctgtttttcaactttcaacagtttcagttCGTACAAACAAGTagaattattttcgattttggccaaaaaaagtaagattgaGTATTTGATAATCttatcaaactttaatagaagcttgattacaattcttacaaaaaaggcaGGCAAATTTATCTCTATAggtttttacaaaagagtagagttctagatttttcatcataatcttGAGAAGACAACTGCaaagtagaatttttaaaaattttggtaagctactgctgattactttttggatgctttctgaaaattttgaccacagaaAACAGTTTTGTAAAACTGACATAGATATTTAtatcgatggcttggtataaatagCATGTAAGtccaaaatcgtaaatttttcaggagagcaaaaaaaacgtttaaaacattcagatgttgttatttgcagtttcagattgcattattatattttagggGTCTTAACAGtatggcctgatgatattttatatgTTGATCAATTATAAGCAGTTAATTAAGCACTTTGAAAGGACAACGAGGTTTTCATCATACTTACATAAGACTTACAtggtttttaacaaggacttacgaggttttcaaatttaaaattgatgaaattcttgtaGTTACGTGGTTTTTATAATAGAAACCTCGTATGTTGGACTTATgtgtttttcatttataataGAAACCTCGTATGTCAGACTCATAGATATGGATTTAAACTAGATCGGACACTTACAtttaaaatgtacaggaaaaagtgaagcaaaaaaatcaaccaatcccAAATCTTGTAGACCACGTGTTTTTTGGGAGGTGAAGGCTCTGATTGGTCGAATTTCCCCAAAGGTGAAGAATTTTTGCTTCACAAGTTTCCGATCCTGTTTAATATTTATATCTATGGTTGgacttacgtgtttttcaatcttgGATTTTTGCCGATTACAGCGCTAGGGTGCATTTTCGACTTACTTGGTTTTTAAATTCagattcctcattttttttactaaagaaaccacaaaaaaagcatttttgaaaatcccggACTTATGTGATATTTAAACCAAGCCATTGATATTATTATAGCAGACCttcaaatcaaattaaaatttcagattttttaatttccatctGGAGCAGTTTTTcatattcaaaataaagttcacgtttccacttcttttattgcgctctttttgctttaaaacgatAATTCGCAGTCTT encodes:
- the LOC135835069 gene encoding uncharacterized protein LOC135835069 isoform X2, producing the protein MTRLRSILTSQNLVWIFIILALFIDPRPLEGATFDEEFTSAKYFIDKTTLLQKFFENEARVFVTAPQGFGKTTTLKMIQKFSEIKVNDNGNISLDEQSATKNLFQNLKIGQNDENTVAQHLAQHPVIFFDMRLQIEGEITKDKILEAYRVQLNETFYPYRWLVNHFLMDDRIRLLRAEQTALKKTMGGSLLEFEIKESIRYLANLLNAYFNKSVVLLIDNYDYIVHNSFIESKGCVDTAYSIFEEMLFKSYQVPKVIGYTMMTSITTIGFQCFGLHRYLNQYSFYNSHTFSSYFGINGTEIQNLDGIYIDFESKLPIIEKYCGGYAIRGENMTIYNTSCVVEYLEATDNATWISQQNPSEPTKYLWKLFKISEYLDQASKMLKYTTIRHGRNDLLSLTNFTKIALEDFDEPSFSSGANSSMFSYMIQTGFLSPIKEGRSLFVIPNLQAQNQLKSDLFHYYEKIANIDLKSIGSRIGEFFNPERNYTGPRINLMQVLTAEFAKVKPLYGPFIKNTTNRTTISIDYVYQSIIHLAGLTNQQIQVIEDFPQPICFEKNSGNLIRRSVTRVQKDGVPLIIKISDQHDLESLMNLARKKYDIEKEPDVKLAVFLAIRLEPDRKVLIDVRTSTFEDEISGNTTYHYVTSFPKKTKIPKIKINKTKSERTFRPFGGSYDGAYDK